From a region of the Corallococcus macrosporus genome:
- a CDS encoding DNA internalization-related competence protein ComEC/Rec2: MALGPLPGAHLAVLGALVLAGAGLSGFEARVDVPASLTSGGSAVLEGELERVERFDGALRLRLAVSRAGRAQEPPAEARFRASLSGRGEGLSLQPGQRVRVEARLVPDAPPSNPGERDFASSRRRQGVAFTGGFAPGRVLVLSPAPSWRLALEDVRGRLTTAVHDVAPSPDAAALFLTLAAGQRADLDAAWEDAFSRAGLAHVLSVSGLHVAALALMTLALLRRALVRLGGRWRTLEARRWAAPAAVPFVWAYVVFTGNQAPAVRSAVMATAVLLGLALWRRADGLNGLSLAALVLVAWTPSSVVDLSLRLSFLAVLGLVLLSPALREALPLALPDPSEPRRLKRWAGQARETVAQTLCASAATTLVGLPVVVAAFGRVSLAGLVSNIVALPLCGVLTGLAAGGAALFVVAPVVATPVLWAGAWASEFLLMLTRGFAAVPFAAVEVPELGAWLGGVYAVGLGCWALGSGRWRWLGLFVPAAVLGAVMLPVLTPEPALRITFLSVGQGDAVVLRSRGHHALVDAGGVPEGADTGERFVLPFLKAEGVSRLDLAVLSHPHPDHALGLVSTLAQVPTERLWLSAGSTEGPLSRRIVSAAKGALVEEVQVGQPAFVLGEATLEVLGPPVDRELMEGANDRSVVLRVRHGDVTVLLAGDVEADGEAALEEALGPVTVLKVPHHGSRTSSTASLLERTRPRHAVFCVGRRNRFGFPHPEVEARYRALGTECWRTDQDGAITLESDGQDVRLVSFLPRGDSTAVPVAGSGGRAHLER, from the coding sequence TTGGCGCTCGGCCCGCTGCCTGGAGCGCATCTGGCGGTGCTGGGCGCGCTGGTCCTCGCGGGCGCGGGACTTTCCGGTTTTGAGGCGCGCGTCGACGTGCCTGCTTCGCTGACGTCCGGGGGCAGCGCGGTCCTTGAAGGGGAACTGGAGCGCGTGGAGCGCTTCGATGGCGCCCTTCGCCTGCGGCTCGCGGTGTCCCGGGCTGGCCGCGCGCAGGAGCCTCCGGCCGAGGCCCGATTCCGTGCCAGCCTTTCCGGGCGCGGTGAGGGTCTGTCATTGCAGCCCGGGCAGCGCGTGCGGGTGGAGGCCCGGCTCGTCCCTGATGCGCCTCCGTCCAACCCGGGTGAGCGGGACTTCGCGTCTTCGCGGCGGCGGCAGGGCGTGGCCTTCACGGGCGGATTCGCGCCCGGGCGTGTGCTGGTGCTCTCCCCTGCTCCCTCGTGGCGGCTCGCGCTGGAGGACGTGCGCGGACGGCTGACCACGGCGGTCCACGACGTGGCGCCGTCCCCGGACGCGGCTGCGTTGTTCCTCACGCTGGCCGCCGGACAGCGCGCGGACCTGGACGCGGCCTGGGAGGACGCCTTCTCGCGGGCGGGGCTCGCGCACGTGCTCAGCGTCAGCGGGCTGCATGTGGCGGCGCTCGCGCTGATGACGCTGGCCTTGCTGCGGCGGGCATTGGTTCGGCTTGGCGGGCGGTGGCGGACGCTGGAGGCGCGCCGGTGGGCTGCCCCGGCGGCGGTGCCCTTCGTCTGGGCGTACGTGGTCTTCACGGGCAACCAGGCGCCCGCGGTGCGCTCGGCGGTGATGGCCACGGCGGTGCTGCTGGGGTTGGCCTTGTGGCGCCGCGCGGATGGGCTCAATGGGTTGTCACTGGCGGCGCTGGTGCTGGTGGCCTGGACGCCTTCGAGCGTCGTGGACCTGTCGCTCCGTCTGTCATTCCTCGCCGTGCTGGGACTGGTGCTGCTGTCGCCCGCGCTGCGCGAGGCTTTGCCTCTCGCCCTGCCGGATCCGTCCGAGCCCCGGCGGCTGAAGCGATGGGCGGGCCAGGCTCGCGAGACGGTGGCGCAAACCCTGTGCGCCAGCGCGGCGACGACGCTCGTGGGGCTGCCCGTGGTGGTGGCGGCGTTCGGGCGGGTGAGCCTGGCGGGGCTCGTGTCCAACATCGTCGCCCTGCCCCTGTGCGGCGTGCTCACCGGACTCGCGGCGGGTGGCGCTGCGCTGTTCGTCGTGGCGCCAGTCGTGGCGACGCCGGTGCTGTGGGCGGGCGCCTGGGCTTCGGAATTCCTGCTCATGCTGACGCGGGGCTTCGCGGCCGTGCCCTTCGCCGCGGTGGAGGTGCCGGAGCTGGGGGCTTGGCTGGGCGGGGTGTACGCGGTGGGCCTCGGGTGTTGGGCGCTCGGTTCGGGACGGTGGCGGTGGCTGGGCCTGTTCGTTCCGGCGGCGGTGCTGGGCGCCGTGATGCTGCCTGTGCTCACTCCGGAGCCCGCACTGCGGATCACCTTCCTCTCCGTGGGCCAGGGGGACGCGGTGGTGCTGCGCTCCCGGGGGCACCATGCGCTGGTGGATGCGGGCGGCGTCCCCGAGGGCGCGGACACCGGGGAGCGCTTCGTCCTGCCCTTCCTCAAGGCCGAGGGCGTGTCGCGGCTGGACCTCGCGGTGCTCTCCCATCCGCACCCGGATCATGCGCTGGGGCTCGTGTCGACGCTGGCGCAGGTGCCCACCGAACGGCTGTGGCTCTCCGCGGGGAGCACGGAGGGGCCGCTGTCACGGCGCATCGTCTCGGCCGCGAAGGGCGCTCTCGTAGAGGAGGTGCAGGTGGGGCAGCCCGCGTTCGTCCTGGGCGAAGCGACGCTGGAGGTGCTGGGGCCTCCGGTGGACCGGGAGTTGATGGAGGGAGCGAATGACCGCAGCGTGGTGCTGCGCGTGCGCCATGGTGACGTCACCGTGCTGCTGGCCGGTGACGTGGAGGCGGACGGCGAGGCCGCGCTCGAGGAGGCCTTGGGGCCGGTGACGGTGTTGAAGGTGCCGCACCATGGTTCGCGCACGTCCTCCACCGCGTCGCTCCTGGAGCGCACGCGGCCACGTCACGCAGTGTTCTGCGTGGGCCGCCGCAACCGCTTCGGCTTCCCCCATCCGGAGGTGGAGGCGCGCTACCGCGCCCTGGGCACCGAGTGCTGGCGCACGGACCAGGACGGCGCCATCACCCTGGAGAGCGACGGTCAGGACGTCCGGCTGGTGTCCTTCCTGCCGCGTGGGGATTCCACGGCCGTCCCCGTTGCCGGGAGTGGGGGTCGGGCACACCTTGAGAGGTGA